Sequence from the Castanea sativa cultivar Marrone di Chiusa Pesio chromosome 12, ASM4071231v1 genome:
cagTGGATAAAGGAACATGTGGGGAGGAGTGATGAAGATGGCAATAACTACCACTGCAAAAAACAAGTCGGCACAGACCATGTCAGCAAAACTCAGAAATCAGGGTGATTCGGTAAATGACTCGGTAAAGTTATTCCAgtaatgttatttatattttttaagatgGTATAAATgtatgtaatgttatttaaaaattaaaaagagtaaattttgttgtttttgatttgatgatatttagggctgtttggtaatgttattttaataatattttttatattttttaaaaatatatgtaggtaaaaaattgtgtaaaaatacgtataatattgtttaaaaacagAAAAGTGTTGCTCAAACAACCATACCAAACGGCACCTtagttgttttgaaaatttttaagcaATCAGGAGTGATtataagagcacttgcagcagtggagctaaatagctatatagctattttagctccactaaaacaccaaaaagaagcatgcagcagtggagctaaatctattttttttagctcattgctacagtgcacatctatagatagatgtgcactgttcatgagagctaaaaaaaattaattttttattttacgttcacattacttttttattgtggtgtttttattgtagtgagatgtattattttattgtggtagatatattattttattgtgatatttatattattttattgtgttgaaagctaaaatagatccactgctggagcatgtgtgtaggtaaaatagataaagtaacttttagtggagctaaattgctaaatttttagctccactgctgtgaatgctctaataatGCTTCTATCATCCTGTCTTGTAAAACACAAggcttcaactttttttttttcttctcttttggtgttttgatcTGGCTATGCAGTTTCTCTTTAATTGAAGAATCAAATTTTCATGTGAAGTCAAGAGTGATTAGAATGAATGGAAATTACTTTCGAGTGCAAgtcaaattcattattttattttgttgttgcatCAATTTCTATCATTGTTCTTTTATCTCTGATTTCTTGTTATTGTGATGGTAAATTTTAGAGAACTTTAAAATGATAACTTTTTTGCGTCTAAAGTGAGGCCGACAAGGGTTTAGATTATCCAAGAAAGATAGTGAGAACTAAGGAGCGAGCGACTTTGCATTTTGCATCGCATATGGATATGGTATTCTTATTTAATGGACCGTTATCTTATTGAAGTAATGCTAAAGGAAGTGCAAAAGGGGAGGAAGGTTGATTACACTTTCAACAATCAAGCAGGGATAGATATGTTGATCTTGTTCAAGGAGACAATAGCATTACAACATGACAAAATTTTCTTGGACAGAGACAGTTTTCATGGGAAAAAATCAAGGCAAATGGTCACAGCTTATGGTGATGTgatttgtcaacttatttttagtCTCATGTATCAGTTTCACTTATATTACGTGTATGTactaaaaactttaaatatttatctacaagaatAAAATTTGGCCCCTCAAATGTTTGAGTTAGTCCAATGATGCTCATAAAAACCAATGGAATTTGTCAATCGATCTAATAATTATAGAAACaaggtagtttttgttttcttaaattctttttttacatttttaatatcAAACTAGACAATATTTGTATTCTCATTGGAGCTTAAAAGATAATAAGTTACCTTAAAAATTATCTTGCGAAGATACACATGTGaaagttattaattttatatacacaatatattttataaactatGACCAACTCtaatatcaaaatataattgtttatatatgtgtgtgcgtgcatatatataatgatttatCTTGACTCGTGACTACTATATTAGTACCAAAATTTGCCCCCtcaaacaaaaaatcctagCTTTGCCCTAGGTAAAATAGAATGATGCCATAGTTAAATTATATctatttgtgtttgatttaTGGAAATCCAGTGTCTGATGGACAATGTAAGTGTAGCCAAGTGTGTCAAGATATAGGCCGTAAAGGTGTTGGTGAAACTTTGTTTAGGCATGCTTATAAGCAActtgcagcattttttttttccttcttcaagtAAACGGTCTGTCTGTCAGTGAGCAATTAGATCAATGTGgtgtctaaatttatatatactaaTAGCAAACTACTCAATACAtgagaatatataattattttgagaagggatataatatataatttattttctaattttatcataaatttaTTGTGGACAGAAATGGACTGAACTAGATTGAATTGAATCAAATAAGACCGAAATGGACTTAACTAGACcaaatttgattaaaatgaaTCGAATGGACCAAATGAGACCGAATTGGATGAGATGGACCGAATTGGATTGAATTGAATCAAATGAGACCGAAATGTACTTAACTGGACCAAATTTAATCAAAATGGATCAAATGGACTGAATTGGACCAATGAGGttgaagtggaccaaaatagaccgaAGTGGGTGTTCATTATCTCTATTTCTtgaaattgatgaaaataagATATGGTTTTCTAAGTTGGAGAAGAACTGAACCCTTTAACCTGACCTTGAATACTAAATTTGCATACAGATATGAATACAGTGATAGAATAAGATTTTTTAGGGTGAATAgaaactaaaattaaataaatggtGTCTATGTCCAAGTTGTTTGTATTACAtgtgttttctttataaattatatttaggTTCAAGAATGTGTAAAGTCATGGTAATAAAAAATGATGGTCCTATCATGATTGGTAagttacaatttattttaaaaatgtgtaaagGCAATGCATTATTGACATACATATGCTAATTATGTTCATATTGATGTCATGTTATAGGTGTTGCCATATCATGAGAGGTATTTTGGTCTCTAGTCAGTGAGCAATTAGATTTATTTGATCAATGTGTGTGCGCATACTACTCATATTTCATATTGACTCAATCATAGATTCACAACAGCATTTTGTCTGGAAAGatgtatgtttttattttttatttttatgaatgtaAAGATGTGTTTTGATGCTTTCttgaaacaaggaaaaaaaacagGAAAGAAAGCATTTCCCTCCACccatataaatataaatcatatcGATCATGCCTAGAATTGGAAGCAAGTCATAATAAGATGTGTTTTTTGTATTGGTGCATACCttattcttttatgttttttttttttttttattaagagaaTTTCAATCTATAGTATCTGCTCCTGATGatgctttttatcatcaaaccaagacaccaatcaattttttgtgtaggcggagattgaacctcaaatctcttttactcaaccatcagagactttatcaattgagctaactgaaacccacctAATTCTTTTATGTTGTAAATTGTAACTAAACTGCTTTGAAAGTTTGTCATACAATGGCCACATATGCATTAATTTGTGCTCTACATTTTTTCCCTTctgtttattttctgttttttagtttttacgtTCGCTTCTCTTCTCCTTTGAAGTCCAGCATGCAATCTTTTCGGCTTTTAGTTGTCTTTCATAATTTGACCGTACATCTAAAGTACTGACAGACAtatatgagaaagagagtgtaAGTTTTACTCTTGCGTCGTCATGGTAGCCACCATGggtaagtttttcttttaaagacaAAGAAACATGTAAATTCCTTTTTGGGATAGTATATGGAGGATAGCGTAGGAAAATTATCgatttgttatgatttttttttttattaaaatttgtctGTGCTCCTTACAAAGTTTCAAGTGATTTTATGGTTTTGGTTTGTAATATTTACAAGAAGTTACACACgatgttgaagatgactattgttgttattattttgttttgtaataCTATTAATTTAGCTTGTTCGTACTCTCATGATTTGAATTGATTTATGTTTATAGGAGATGTACTTTGGCTAATTCCAGTAATCTTTCTAGTACTTGCTTGGGTTAGTTTTGTTATTTGCATGCCAATCGATGGTGACCACTATACCGATTGTCTTGACTCAATTTTCTATGGAAATGGAGACCTAGTAATTAGGTTGGATCAAGACGATAATATCTCTGATTTGTCTTCAATTTCTTCGAGCACTCAAAATTCAGGAGCAGAAAACTGATGTTATCTCCAATTCATCTTCAACCAATTCATCAACCACATTATCTATCTATTCTGCTGATTATGATCACAAAGAGATTAGTGTTATCGATCATTTCCCAACGATCATGCTTGGAGAGAGTCGTCGACTACCTAGGCTTAATCAAGACACATGTGCAATATGTTTGGGTGAGTATGAGGCCAAAGATAAAATTGCGGATTGTTCCAGTGTTCAACCAATACTTCCATGCACAATGCATAGATCCTTGGCTTAAATTAAATTTCACATGCCCGCTGTGTCGAAAAATCTAATGTCAATGATGAACaagattagttttttattagaattttttccAAGTTTTTGCCAACATTTAGAATTGATCAATGTCTTGGTTTATAGTAATGTCTGAATTTGCTTATTAATTGCACTATCGTGCATCGTAAGGACCAAGGACATACTCTTTCCCCCCTTAATTTTATTGAGAATTGTTTAGTAATTGAAGTACATGGAATTATGGAAGAAGTTGCATTGATTTTGCGTTTATTTTTGTTCCTCTCCCCAATGTAGTCGAAGTCTAAATTTGCTCTTTAGATTTGCTTTCACAAATGTGTTATTGGGGTTTAATCGAATCTAAACTCAATAGCAAACTCTATTGTGAACCATTTTGTAACTATTTGTTCGAAAATTAAATCAAGGTGCCATTACATAATTCCAACTTCCACATTTTGTTTTCCCTATGGACAAAATTTATTCGATTTTCCAAGTCTAGTGGCATTTCCATAAACATCTCAACTAtgcaacactttttttttgggctgaaaCTATGCAACACTTTTGCATGCTGCTAGTGGGGAACCACATAAACAATCATTCCCCAAAAAAGCACTAGCTGAGAAATTAGTCACAGGAAGCTTCCCACACAAATGGTTATAACTTACATTCAGTCTTTCAAGCTTTGAAACCCCATTAGGCACTTTCCCAAACACCTCATTCCTAGACAAATCCAAGTACTTCAACCTCTCCACAATCCTCAAACTCTCCAAATTAAACTTTAACTTATTCCTCGAGGCCCAAAAGCCCACCAAGTAGTCAGTCTTATTCAAAAGCCCAATAGCACTGCCTGAAATTTCATTCTCTGAAAGATCAATGAAATCATAGAAATAAGTCTGCGAAGGCTTCCAATCCTCTAATATCAATTTAATTCCACACCTGGCTAGCTTCAAAGAGTAAATTATTGGTGATGACGTGGCCCATTTTGGAATTTCACCTAGGTGAAACTTGTTGTACGATAAATCAAGGGACTCTATGCCTTTCACGCTCATATTCGGCAAAGGGTCAATTAGGTAATTTCGCGAAAGGTCGAGGTTAAATATCTTCGTGAGATTCGCGAAACTTCTCGGCACGACTCCCGAGAAATTGTTCCGCGAGAGATCTAGCGTATCGAGGGTCTTGAAATTCCCGAGAAATTGAGGAATTTGACCGTTGAGACCGGTTTGGGCGAGCTCGAGGTAGAGCAGTTTTGGCGCCAGAGAGGAAATCGATGCCGGGAATTTCCCGGTGAATTTGTTGTACGAGAGCCTGAGAATTCGGAGCTCCGAGAAGGATCCGAAAAAATCGGGTATGGATCCGGATAGTTGGTTTCGGTCGAGAGAGAATAAGGTCAGATTCTTGAGCTTTTGAATCCCGTTCGGTATTGGACCGGTGAGGCGGTTCCCGCCGAGATTGAGCTGAGTCAACCCGGTTAACTGGGATATCGAACTCGGAATCGGACCCAAAAACCGGTTACCTGATAAACTCAGTGAATAAAGTCGTGTCAGGTTGCCGATGGATCCGGGTATTCGACCCGAGAGCTTGTTGTTTTCGATGTACATGTATTTGAATTCGGGTAACCCGAAAAGGAAATCCGGAAAAGGACCCGAAATGTTTCGGAGATTTTGGAGGTAAAGTCCGTCTAGAAATttgagtttagagagagagggtgAGATTGGGCCGGAGAGGAATGAATTGGGCTTATTGGACTGGCCCATAAGAGAGAGACTTGTGACCCGGTTGCTGGTCAGGCAGGTTATGCCCGACCATTTGCAGCAGTCGGATCCAGGTTTCCAGTTGCTGAGAATGCCGGATGGGTCTGCTGTGATGGAAGATTTGAAGCCTAAGAGACCCGTTTCGTCGTCCACGTGGCAGGTGGCTGATGTGACTGTGAAGGAGTGGTGGGTGAGgatagtgaagaagaagaagaagaagaacaggaGGAGGAAAGTAGAGTGAGGGTGAGAAAGAGGGAGGTTCATGTTggtcttttttttggttgttgatgTGAGTGGAAATGAAATGGGAGTGGATTTGCTGAGAAAGTAGCTTATGGGTTTTTATAGGGATAGGGATGTGCACAGGTTTGACTTAAAACTTCAAAGTTCAAGTGGATCTTAGGTATCTATCTTTATAGGGATAGGGATGTCCACTAGTTTGACTTCAAAGTTCAAGCGGATCTTAGTTATCTATCTATCTAGGGATCCATATTTATCTAGGAAAGGTTAACAAATGTTATTTGggcattgatttttttaaaaaaattaatataatttattaattattattttaaaggtaTTTATTAGTATGAAATaaagtattttatattaattgatATTATGTTATCtatattaaaattcaataaaagaaattatgaGTGTAAAAATAACTACTCGCTAGTTCATGTCTTTTAATTGTTAgtgagttagttattttttattaaaatgtctCACACATATTGAATTGTAATGTTGTTAATATGATATCATTAATTTAATATCATAAACATTATgataccaattttttattattaaacttCCACATGattttaaccaaaaattttacaaaatgtttggtgttaaaataagaaataataaaaacttgtcGGCCAAATTTGTTTGGATAATGCGTGAAAAATCCTATTTCCATCAACAGCTAGCATTCTTGTGCTAGACAACGAGCATTCAAGGTTCCAAAAAAGTTGCTACTTTAAAGTCTAAAACAGTGGATAAAGGAACATGTGGTGAGGAATGATGAAGATGGCAATAACTACGCTCAATGGTCAAAGTCAAGCAAGTCGGCACAATCTCAGCCAAACTCAGAAATTAATCAGAATtggagggcgtttggatagccaAAACGCGCGTCCACGTCCgtgtccaaatttttttttttttttttacgcgtATTTGTTACTGTttattgttcatgaacagtaattttagaTCAATGAACAATAACTTTTGGCATAAACAGTATTTTTGTACCTATTTTAGAATAATGCTTTGTACCACTGCGGGCATTTTTGTGTAATTGGTTATTCTAAAAGCATTTACGGCAAGAAGGATTGGAGAGTTTTCATGAAGAAGCTTCGTACctatatacttaaattaagttagaataaaaattttattttgtataagataaataaataaatatataatgttttGTGATTGGACTCTGCATGTGTTGTTTACATGAAATGACACGTTTCTTATATACACAGTCTCAGtcctcactttctctctctcaaagcaAGAGCTTGATTCAAGATCAATGGTTATATATACAAGGGCTGAAATTGACAAATGTATGATCTTATTTTTGGGGGTGGGGTGGTCTAAATATTTCAGTTCCTTGTGCTATTGCCTTTTTTGGCTATATAAACGGGCTTAAATTGACAAAGGTATgatctttttttgataatcacaaAGGTATGATCTTTCTACTTCATTAGAGAGAGATATGAACAATATTTACTTTGAAATATTCTGGATTAACCCAAATGTAAAATCATTTGTGTTGGAAATTTGCTAGTGCTGCCTGGATGTTGCCTTCTGAAATTTGGTTAAATGCGTCTGTGTCTCAAAGAATCTGTTAAACCAGAGATTAATAGACACAtaatgtatgtatgtgtgtatatgtatggTTGAGTATGCATGTATTTGTGTTTGGCAAAAACTATTtttgccagcttattttactattcagcttatttttgctactattcatagatcCCATTGCatttttttgatactattcataggtctcactatactattttagctaacttttacctttatctaccgtactttcaataaaaagttttcagtttcagtaaaataagcggatctcaaACAGActttaagtgtgtgtttggattgggCAATTTGCCCAATCCGCGCATTCACTTTTTTTAGTGGGTCTTGATGGTACTGTTCACGTTCCATCAAACTCACTTTTTCATAGATTTCTAGGTAAATTTGGGTCTCACAGtattatttacacatttaaaaattattttgctacagtgttttcaacaataaattttcaattttcaataaataagcGGTATTTAAATACACCCTGACTCTTCTTAATATAAGAGCTAAGAAGATTGAATTAGTAGTAATAGTATATGATGTGACTTTGTAACTGGATTTTTAGAAGATGTCCCTTACTTGAAAGGAGCAAACTTTGTTGACTATGATTTGATGatagttattttgaaattttttaagcaatcAATAGTGATTATAATAATGCTTTCTGTTATCCTGTCTTATAAAACACAAggcttcaactttttttttttcttcacttttggTGTTTTGATCTGGCTATGCTGTTTCTCTTTAATTGAAGAATCAAATTTTCATGTGAAGTCAAGAGTGACTAGAAAGAATGGAAATCACTTTCGAGTGCAAgtcaaattcattattttattttgttattgcaTCAATTTCTATCATTGTTCTTTTATCTCTGGTTTCTTGTTATTGTGATGGTAAATTTTAGAGAACTTTAAAACGATAAGAGTaagtttggtaactgttttttctttttattttatgttttcaaaaacaattttttatttttgtttttgagactaaaaaacttatttggaaACTCAAAGtggatagaaaacaaaaactgttcacaaaactcaatttgtgaaggaaactgaaaacatgcaaaaggctGTCTTCAGTTTCTAATGcttaaaaatcaatgaaaatacgcatttaatttaatgaatctatctcatttaatgggttagtattagagttcaaatcttattaacaacatattttagtattttcttttttttttcaaaaaacaatctttttaatttcaactaaccaaacatgttttttatttaaaaaatacaagaaaattgttttttctttatattcccaaaacaagtttttaaaaatagaaaacaaaatctgttaccaaacataacctaacaTTTTTGCGTTTAAAGCAAGGCCAACAAGGGTTTAGATTATCCAAGAAAGAatattaggggtggcaattcgtgttcgcgtgtcgggttcgtgtcgtgtcaagtcatgagtattcgactacataggtcaacactaacccgacctgtttattaaacgggtcaagatttctcaaccctaacacgacccatttattaaacgggtcagtcgtgtcgacctgtttatcagattttatcaaaatgaaaataaaaattaatgaaaaaacaaacaaataaatatttttaatataaaatttagaactaacgagtaactgcatcacaaataatcattcaaagttaaagcatatcccaatatcacaaataatcaatcacaatatgtcaaagaaaataaatcacaacaactaataagtttatatacctagagtttgaagggtatattggtaaaatatcatttaattaaacgggtcagacgggtcaaacaggttctatgtgttcaaccctaacccaacccatttattaaacgggttactcgtgtcaacccgaatatgactcgaacccgttaagcctcaacccataacctgctaatttcgtgtcgtgtcgtgtcgggttcgcgggtcgtgtcaaattttgccacccctaagaAAGATAGTGAGAACTGAGGAGCGAGCGACTTTGCATTTTGCATCCCATATGGATATGGTATTCTTATTCAATGGACCGTTATCTTATTGAAGTAATGCTAAAGGAAGTGCAAAAGGGGAGGAAGGTTGATTACACTTTCAACAATTAAGTAGGGATAGAAATGTTGATCTTGTTCGAGGAGACAATAGCATTACAACATGACAAAATTTTCTTGAACAGAGACAGTTTTCATGGGAAAAAATCAAGGTAAATGGTCACAGCTTATGGTGATGTTTTGGTTGCTTGTGGAAGGTgatttgtcaacttatttttagtCTCATGTATCAGTTTCACTTAATGAGCGTTGGTAACATATGCATGGTAGCGTTTGGAAGAAAGTTACGTTTTGAAATTCAGAGAATTGCGCATTTCCTTGACCCTAGCCAGCCCCGGTTTTTGCAAAAGCCACAGCTGCGTTTTAACATTACCGTTGGAAAGCCACTGGCTATTTCTCAAATTACCCACTATGCTTTcttaaaaactcaattttacCCTTTGATAAATCAAGGCAAATCACCATTTGCAGCCCCAAAACcctttgataaattaattgctACAAAGACCACAAAAAAATAGCATCTAGCCCAGGTTCAGTTCAATAACAAATTTCTAaatccaaatacaaaaaaatctataacaaaTTCTCAAATcagctaagaaaaaaaaaatcaatcccttGCAAATTAGGATTCctcaaaatgcaaaacaaaaaaaatatcgGAATATAGCAAAATCTTCCCTTATGCAGTATCTCCCTTTCGTTTGCTCTGCTCTGATCCAATTTTCAGTCAATGACCAGCGACAGGCATGCGTGAACCCCGATTTAAAAGGTTGTCGCTCTTGCCTTTGTCATTTGCTGGCGAtctttctgtgtgtgtgtgtgagagagagaaagagagagagagagagagagagagagcttttggCTTTTGGTATGTTCtggaagatagagaagaaatGGGAGTCTGGTAGAGAAGAAAAGCGAAAAGAAAAGTCAAATGTGAAGATagagaaaagataaagaatacatgtgtggaggagaaaataagaggaaaaaatataaataaacatgtggatgaaagaaaaagagataaagtgaaaaaaaaaagaattagaaattaaaactaagaaatactaatataatattttcacaatactttcatgATAAATCTTAAGTGGGGGTTATTACTAGCTAATActagtgaaaaataataataatttaagtggtgtgttcaaattaaaatcaataacaactaatcacatATGATTTatggtgaaaatattgtaaaaatattgggAATGTAGCACTTCTCATTAAAATTTGATGATTCTAGGAGTCATTATAGAGTGCTCCACTAGATTTGTTAAAAACAAATCattggaaaatttaaagatattaccgttgggttttgttacttttatttCCTAAATTTAATACATGAAAACTAAActgacatgattttttttaaatttatatatatgtttaactTGAATATTCTTAGttcaaaaacttcaaaaatatatatatattttaatttttattgttttaaaattattaattaaattatttatgatgttACTTGTTTGACCACCAGTCGGATCCCGATCCGACTAGAAAACTGATAACCagtctctttttttgttttttcaccataccagtttttaaaaccatggttgtGTTGGTTATACGTGTGGTGTGGGCCAAGGgcgtgaacaatttttttttttaaagtaagcttatgaaaaaaaaaaatatattagagtAATTctatctttaaaatatttttacaacaaattttagttaacaataaattattattgttattgttattattattaaatattaagtagttttattttgagtaaatattattaagtagttgatttaagtatgaaataaacttcCTTCTATATACATTTTCCTTATTGGTAATTTACAACTCAAACcgccacttttataagtgctagccaaacaTTCAgcctttttcaaaaagcacattttaacaatttttaccaaacactcagcttttaaaaaaaactcagttTCATTTTGCACTTTTTAAAACCCccactttttaaaaaagttgaaCCAAAGTCACCCTTCCATGTTGTTATTGGCTAAAAGTTTGTGATACAGAATCATGCCAAAGTTAAATTATCAAGATTTGTGTTTGATTTATGGAAATCCAGTGTCTGATGGACAATGTAGGTGTAGCCAAGTGTGTCAAGCTATAGGCTGTAAAGGTGTTGGTGAAACTTTGTTTAGGCCTGCTTAATTATAAGCAAcctgcaacattttttttaccttcttcAAGTAAATGGTTTGTCAGTGAGCAATTAGATCAATGTGGTGTCTAAATTTATACATGCTCAT
This genomic interval carries:
- the LOC142618383 gene encoding uncharacterized protein LOC142618383, producing MNLPLSHPHSTFLLLFFFFFFFTILTHHSFTVTSATCHVDDETGLLGFKSSITADPSGILSNWKPGSDCCKWSGITCLTSNRVTSLSLMGQSNKPNSFLSGPISPSLSKLKFLDGLYLQNLRNISGPFPDFLFGLPEFKYMYIENNKLSGRIPGSIGNLTRLYSLSLSGNRFLGPIPSSISQLTGLTQLNLGGNRLTGPIPNGIQKLKNLTLFSLDRNQLSGSIPDFFGSFSELRILRLSYNKFTGKFPASISSLAPKLLYLELAQTGLNGQIPQFLGNFKTLDTLDLSRNNFSGVVPRSFANLTKIFNLDLSRNYLIDPLPNMSVKGIESLDLSYNKFHLGEIPKWATSSPIIYSLKLARCGIKLILEDWKPSQTYFYDFIDLSENEISGSAIGLLNKTDYLVGFWASRNKLKFNLESLRIVERLKYLDLSRNEVFGKVPNGVSKLERLNVSYNHLCGKLPVTNFSASAFLGNDCLCGSPLAACKSVA